From Jeotgalibacillus haloalkalitolerans:
ACAGGTCGTTTGCAAGCACTGTAAATTCAGGTGCCTGATCTCCGACTTTCACTTCATTACCAAGTAATGTAACAGGATTGTTCTTAAACGTAATAGAAGCCATGTAAATCCTCCTTCAGTATATGTATTCATTATCATCATACTGAAAGGAGGAAGCAGCAATCAACTAATATGTTTCCTCCTGACGAAATACATCTGTGATTCTGCTGACCGCATCCGGTGCCATATCCATTAATTTTTCAAGCAGATGTGCTCCTTCATTCATGTGATGGAGACGAATACCATCTTTTCCTACAATCAGAAATGCAACCGGGGTAATCGAAACGCCACCGCCGCTTCCACCGCCAAATGGCAGCTCAGACGCTGCTTCATATGAAGTCTGGTAGTCACTTCCTCCTGCTGCATAACCGAACCGTACGCGTGACACTGTCATGATCGTGCTGCCATCAGCCGTTTCAACCGGGTCACCGATAATTGTGTTCACGTCAACCATTTCCTTCAACTGCTCCATTGCTGTTGTCATTACACCTTCAATTGGATGTTCCAATTAAGTCACTCCCTACTCTTTTATGCTGATTGGTTACTCTTCTGTACAGAAGAATAACGCCTGCTTTCATAAGGTGTGCAATCGATACTGAAATTATACAGTGACATACAGCGGTAAAAGGAGATTTGACGTAGCCGGGACGAATCGAAATATGCGGAGCGGCAGTCAATGTAAAATATTTTGCCAGTTGCTGAACAAGTATGGCCTGTACGATACCTATACCACCGTTTAGCCAGGCACTGATATCCGGGCTGTCAACACCAATACCTGCTGACATATTTAACTGATCAATCCTGAAGCCTTTAAGTGTCGCTTTCAGCCACCGGTTCAGCCTGAAGATGTTCCTCCTGAGTTCATCAAGTTTCTTTTTCAACTTGCGCAGGTCACTTCTCGTTAGTTTTTTTGGTTTGCGGTTGAATTGATATTCAGGTTCAGGCAGCAGCTCAATGGGAATAGTAAAGCGCTTTATTTTAATGCCTGCTATTTTAATGACAATCAGCAGATGAATAGACTTTCCTTTCCATTCTGCTTCAATCATACACTTGCATTTCAGCATCAGTAATAGTGGAAGAAATAATAAAAAGAGCAGTTTGATCATAGTGTCCACCTCTATGATAAACTGCCCTTTTATCATTCAATTATACTTTTACAGTTTCGGCTTTTACGACAGTCCGTTCATGTACAACGGTTGTGTCTGCGAACAGATCATGTACTGCCTGCTTTTTCGGTGTAAAAGCAGCTGCGACATAGAGTACTGCAAGAAACGGTAGTCCAAAGAACGTAATTGACGTATAAATGTATCTGCCTGCAAGTTCTCTGATTAATACCGTAATCCACCCCGGGCGCTCCCCGTCTTTTGCTACTACTCTTAATCCAAATATCATTTTACCGAGCGTCTGCCCGAAGAATTTTGTCATTAATACGAAATAGGCAAAGAATACTGCAGCAGTTGCAATATTTACACTACTGAACATGCCGCTTCCCATTTCAAGACCGCTTAATCTGAAAACCGGATAGATCAGCAGACCGTTCAGCGCAGCGATTACAAGCAGATCAAAAAGATACGCGCAAACCCTGATCCAGAATCCGCCGTAATGAGGCAGGAAAGCCGGTTTTTCAATATAATTTGATTCATTTGTATCCATACAGCTTCCTCCTTTTAATCAGCGTATAAGTACATCGGACGTGGTCCGCCGGTGTGACTCATCACTTCTGAAAGAATCTGACCTTCAAGACCGCCAAATGTTTTTTGTACCTGCAGTGACAGCAGTGAGCTCAAATCATTCGGCATGCCGTAATGAATCACAGATGCATTTTCCATATCAAGGTCTGTTTTGATCGCACTGATCACGTCTTCTTCGTATCCAAATTCATCAATCAAGTCAAGCTCAAGTGCCTGAACACCATTATAAATACGTCCGTCAGCAATTTCCCTGACACGGTCTTCAGGAAGATCCCGCCCGTTTGCAATCACGTCAACAAATCCATCATAAGAGTCATTCAATATACTCCGGACAATCTCAAGGTCTTCTTCACGGACTTCTTCTGCCGGATTCAGCATATCTTTAAATTCCCCGGAAGTTACTGTGACGAATTCAACGCCGTAATTATCAGCAAGTTCCCCGAAATTAATGCTTTGCAGAATGACACCAAGTGAACCGGTCATTGTTTCTCTGCTCGCATAAATTTTATCGGCTGGTGCTGCTACGTAATAACCACCTGATGTTGCCTGAGCACCCATTGAAACGTATACAGTTTTACCGGCTTCCTGGATTTCGAGAATTTTATCGTGTATCTGGGCACTTTCAACGACGCCTCCACCTGGTGTATTCACACTCAGCACGACGCCTTTAATCGTCCCGTCTTCTTTCACCTGGTTCAGCTGGTCCATAAAGTGTGAATGATTATAACCTGCTGCCCCAAGTAACCCTCCAGTTTCACCTGTATCCTGAATCGTACCATTCAGGTCAATCACAGCGATCCTGTCAGTCGTGCTGCCTGATTCAATCACTTCTTCAGACAGGCCGCCTGTTGTTTCAAAAGAAGCAAACATTTCATCAAAATTTGTTGAGAGTGCTGCAGTTGCAAAGTTGATGCCGGCTGATACGATAAACAGCACGCCTGCAATACCGAGCGCAATCCATCTTTTAGTATTCATTATTAAAACCTCCTGTATAATCTCTCTTGTCTATACGTTCTTCTTTCAGATATGTTTCATTTCATGATACACTTTAATCAATCTTTTTATATGATTTATTTTCACAACATTCATGAAAATGCTGGAGGGATTCATATGTCTGAAAGAAGAAATATTTATTTTTATGCCCGCAAAACTGAACAGGCTAAAGAACATTTACGTATGCTTGAAGAATTGGCAGAGCGTTATCAGTTCAATGTCGTTCAGGATTATAAAAAAGCAAATATTATTGTCAGTCTCGGCGGTGACGGTGCATTTCTTCAGGCTGTCAGAAAAACCGGCTTCAGACAGGACTGCCTGTATGCAGGTGTATCAGACTCAGGCAAAAAGAGTCTGTACTGTGATTTCCATGTAGATGACGTCTCGTCTATGATTGACGCCATGACACAAGATCAGATCGAAGTCCGGAAATACCCGACAATTGAGGTAACAGTGGATGATGAGACAAGCTTTCTTTGCCTCAATGAATTCAGCATCCGTTCAGGGATCATCAAAACATTTGTAATGGATGTACATATTGATGACCTGCATTTTGAAACGTTCCGCGGTGACGGTATGATTATTTCAACGCCGACCGGCAGCTCTGCTTACAACAAATCTGTTGGCGGCGCAGTAGTGGATCCGATGCTGCCATGCATGCAGGTAAGTGAGCTTGCTTCTGTGAACAGCAACCGTTTCCGTACGCTTGGCTCATCATTTATCCTGAGCGGCCAGCGCAAGCTCCGACTGACTGTCACGCAGGATGGAAATGATTATCCTGTGATGGGACTTGATAATGAAGCGCTTGGGATCAGCCATGTTCAGCACGTGGATCTTGCATTAAGTGAAAACATCGTCAAAACTGTCAAACTGAAAGACAACTCATTCTGGGAAAAAGTAAAGAGAACTTTCCTATAAAAGATAAGCTGCGGAGCTCCGCAGCTTTTTATATTCTGGCTTTCCTTGCAATTCTCATTCTTGATAAAGTAAAGACTGTCAGACTGAGCCAGATAAAAACAAAGGAAATTAAATCAACCGCACTGAAGGGTTCCCCATATAGGAAAACACCGAGAATCAGGGTAAGTGTAGGAGCGATATACTGCAGAAAACCGACCATAAACAGCGGGATCCGCTGCGCTCCATTTGCAAACAATAGCAGCGGGATAGCGGTAGCTGCACCTGCCCCAACCAGCAGCACGTCTGTTGTGAGTGACACATGAAACAGCGCCATATTACCTGAACCCTGCAGATAGCCAAGATAAATCAGGGCAACCGGCATAATCGTCAGCGTCTCAAGCGTCAGCCCAATCGCTGCATTCACGCGCAGCATTTTCTTCACGAGCCCATAAAACCCGAATGAAAATGCAAGCGCAAACGCAATCCACGGAAAACTCCCATAGGATATTGTTAAAATCAACACACCAACTAACGCTAAAATAAATGATAAAACCTGCGCTTTCGATAGCACTTCTTTTAATACAAAAACACCAAGCAGCACAGAAACAAGCGGATTAATATAATACCCAAGACTTGCTTCAACCATCTGCTCTGAATTGACTGCCCATATGTAAACAAACCAGTTAATACTGATCAGAATAGAGGCTGCGATCAGTGCCCCTAACAATTTTGGCCGCTTAAAAAGAGATAATGCCTCCTTCTTAAAGTGACCAAACTGCCTCATGGCAATGAGCAATACGAGCATAAACCAGAATGACCAGAAAATCCGGTTTGCCAGGATCTCATCTGCCGGAACGTGCTGAACAAACTTCCAGTATACCGGGAGCAATCCCCATAGTGTGTATGCTAGGGCAGTATAGATGATGCCTAATCTTTCTTCGTTTTCCATTCCACCGCCCCGTTCTTTCGTAAATAATTGCTGTTTCAAAGTTGGCTGCTGATTCCCGCTTCAGAGGGACGCTTTCCTCGGCCGGGCGCTGAACCCGCAGGCTTCGCCATGCCCGGTTTCATCTGTCCCTTTCCCGAGCCGCCCCCTTACGCTCCAATCATCAGCTGTGCAAAAACAACAATGAATTTTGACAAAAGGATAAATAATTCGACACAATCACCACTAATGACTTTATGCGCTGTGTTCTATTTAATCTTCTAATGTCATTGCTTTCGATTATTGTTACGCACCATTAATCAGCAGGAAATATGTCATTCACATACTAAGCTGATCTTTGGAGTTCAGGAGGCAGACTCCCTCCCCGGAAAAGGCTCACTAGCCGGGGGCAGGAAAGCGGAGTCCTGAACGGAAAGACTCAGCGGTTTTTATTCTCCATTTCTTTTATAAACCGTTTTTCCATCAACAATTGTCCGTTCCACCTTCATTGTCAACAGCTGATCAGGATCCTCTTTAAACGGATTTGATTCCAGTACTGTGAAGTCCGCTGCAAATCCCGGTTTGATCATTCCGCGGTCATGTTCATGGTGGCAGGCATAGGCACTGCATTTCGTAAATAATGAAATGCCTTCATACATACTCAGTTTTTCACTTTCACCGTACACTGTTTTATCCGGATCTTCAGGCTTCGTTCTTGTGACAGCGGCGTGAATACCAAGAAGCGGATCAACAGGTTCGATTGGTGCATCAGAACCACCGGCACACGCAATCCCTCTGTCCATCAGTGTTTTCCACGCATAGTTCCATTTCATACGGTCTTTTCCAATCCGGTCCTGTACCCATGGGAAATCAGAAGGGACAAACCTTGGCTGAATATCAAGCACAATCGGCAGTTTTTCAGCACGCTGAATGAGTTCCTCA
This genomic window contains:
- the sppA gene encoding signal peptide peptidase SppA, giving the protein MNTKRWIALGIAGVLFIVSAGINFATAALSTNFDEMFASFETTGGLSEEVIESGSTTDRIAVIDLNGTIQDTGETGGLLGAAGYNHSHFMDQLNQVKEDGTIKGVVLSVNTPGGGVVESAQIHDKILEIQEAGKTVYVSMGAQATSGGYYVAAPADKIYASRETMTGSLGVILQSINFGELADNYGVEFVTVTSGEFKDMLNPAEEVREEDLEIVRSILNDSYDGFVDVIANGRDLPEDRVREIADGRIYNGVQALELDLIDEFGYEEDVISAIKTDLDMENASVIHYGMPNDLSSLLSLQVQKTFGGLEGQILSEVMSHTGGPRPMYLYAD
- a CDS encoding RDD family protein; translation: MDTNESNYIEKPAFLPHYGGFWIRVCAYLFDLLVIAALNGLLIYPVFRLSGLEMGSGMFSSVNIATAAVFFAYFVLMTKFFGQTLGKMIFGLRVVAKDGERPGWITVLIRELAGRYIYTSITFFGLPFLAVLYVAAAFTPKKQAVHDLFADTTVVHERTVVKAETVKV
- the rarD gene encoding EamA family transporter RarD — encoded protein: MKQQLFTKERGGGMENEERLGIIYTALAYTLWGLLPVYWKFVQHVPADEILANRIFWSFWFMLVLLIAMRQFGHFKKEALSLFKRPKLLGALIAASILISINWFVYIWAVNSEQMVEASLGYYINPLVSVLLGVFVLKEVLSKAQVLSFILALVGVLILTISYGSFPWIAFALAFSFGFYGLVKKMLRVNAAIGLTLETLTIMPVALIYLGYLQGSGNMALFHVSLTTDVLLVGAGAATAIPLLLFANGAQRIPLFMVGFLQYIAPTLTLILGVFLYGEPFSAVDLISFVFIWLSLTVFTLSRMRIARKARI
- the ytfJ gene encoding GerW family sporulation protein yields the protein MTTAMEQLKEMVDVNTIIGDPVETADGSTIMTVSRVRFGYAAGGSDYQTSYEAASELPFGGGSGGGVSITPVAFLIVGKDGIRLHHMNEGAHLLEKLMDMAPDAVSRITDVFRQEETY
- a CDS encoding NAD kinase; this encodes MSERRNIYFYARKTEQAKEHLRMLEELAERYQFNVVQDYKKANIIVSLGGDGAFLQAVRKTGFRQDCLYAGVSDSGKKSLYCDFHVDDVSSMIDAMTQDQIEVRKYPTIEVTVDDETSFLCLNEFSIRSGIIKTFVMDVHIDDLHFETFRGDGMIISTPTGSSAYNKSVGGAVVDPMLPCMQVSELASVNSNRFRTLGSSFILSGQRKLRLTVTQDGNDYPVMGLDNEALGISHVQHVDLALSENIVKTVKLKDNSFWEKVKRTFL